GCGCAGAAGGCCCATGCGGCGGCCGGGGCGCCCCTGCTGCCCATGCTGGCGCCGGCGGTGCTGGCGCTGCTGGGCATCACCGCCGGCACCCTGTACCAGAAGCGCTTCTGCCCCGCCTTCGACCTGCGCACCGGCGCGCTGATCCAGTTCGCGCCCTGCCTGGTGGCCACGCTGGCGCTGGCCGCGGCCACCGAAAATCTGCAGGTGCGCTGGACCGGCCACTTCGTCTTCGCCCTGGGCTGGCTGGTGCTGGTGCTCTCGCTGGGCGCGGTCAGCCTGCTCAACCTGCTGATCCGCCGCGGCAGCGCCGTGCATGTGGCCAGCCTGTTCTACCTCACGCCCCCCACCACCGCGCTGATCGCCTGGGCCCTGTTCGGCGAGACCCTGCATGGCCTGGCCCTGGTGGGCATGGCCCTGGCGGTGATCGGGGTGTGGCTGGTGCGGCGCTGAGCCTGCACCGTCCTGTTCACTACACTGCAACGCATGGCAAACAGACTCTCGCAGATCGCCACCCGCACCGGCGACGATGGCACCACCGGCCTGGGCGACGGCCAGCGCGTGCCCAAGCACCACGGGCGCATCGCCGCCATGGGCGACGTGGACGAGCTCAACTCCCACCTGGGCGTGCTGCTGGCCGAGCCGCTGCCGGCCGATGTGCGCGAGCTGCTGGTCGTCATCCAGCACGAGCTGTTCAACCTGGGCGGCGAGCTTTCCATTCCCGGCTACACCCTGCTCAAGGACGAGGCCGTGGCCCGGCTGGACGCTGCGCTGGCGCACTACAACGCCCAGCTGCCGCGCCTGGCCGAGTTCATCCTGCCGGCGGGCACGCGCAGCGCGGCGCTGGCCCATGTGGCCCGGGCCGTGGCCCGCCGCGCCGAGCGGGCGGTGGTGGCCCTGGCCGCGCAGGAGGCGGTGAACGAGGCCCCGCGCCTGTTCCTCAACCGCCTGTCGGACCTGCTGTTCGTGCTGGCCCGCGTGCTCAATCGGGCCAACCTCGACGGCCTGGGCGGCGACGATGTCTACTGGCGCAGCGAGCGCCTGGCGGCCCAGCAGGGCGAGACGGACGACGTTCCCGACGGCACCTGAGCTGTTTGGCGACCGCAGGCGGCGTAAGCCGGTGAAGGGTCCCGCCGGGACCCGTGACCGGAGTCTCGCGCCATGTCGCCGTCCCTGTTGTGCTTCCCCTGGCCCGCCCTGGCACTGAGCCTGGGCCTGTCCCTGCTGCCGTCCTGCGCGACAGCCCAGCCCGCTGCCGAGGCGGCCCCGACGGCATCGTCGCCGGCCGTCGCCCCCTTGCCCGTGCCCCAGGTGGCGCCGCTGGCCGCCCTGCCACCAGACGGCGTGGATGTCGAGGAGGGGCGGCGGCTCCAGGGCCTCACGCAGGTCGCCATCGCCGGCGTCGCACTGTATGTGGTGACGGAGGCCGAAGGCGGCGCCAGCGCCGGGGCCGCCCTGCACGGCGGCATGGCCACGGCCAACACCTCGCTCAAGGTGACGGGCCTGGATCCGCTGCGACTGCAGGCCCTGGCCGATCTGGCGCGGGCCCGCACCGAGGCAGCCCTGGTGGCGCGGGGCATTGCCGTCATGCCCCAGGCCCAGCTGGCGGCCCTGCCGGCCTTCGCCGAACTGCAGCAGGTGGCCGACACCGCGCCGCTGGCTTTCGATGCCCAGGGTGGCAAGGGCCAGGCCTACAGCGCCAGTGGCCTGCCATTGCTGCACCGCGACGAGATGGCCTGGCTCTCCCGGGCCAGCGGCACCGGGCTGCTGGGCGCCATGACCGGCAGGTTCGAGGATGCCTATGTCGCGCTGGGTGACAAGATGTCCGGCGGCTTCAAGACCGGGCGCGTCGAGCCGGCGCTGGAGCGCCTGGGCCAACAGGCCGGCATGCCGCTGGTGCTGGTGCGGCTGGTGCTGACGGCCGCCCAGGTTCAGGGCAGTGGCAGCCGCTGGGGCTTCACCGCCGGCACCGAGACCCGCAACACCCTGCTGATGCCGGCCTGGACCAACCGCATCCTGGTGCGCCGCTCCGGGGGCGACTATGCCCGCGTGTCGCTCAAGAAGGGCTGGGCGTCCGAGGCGGGTCTGGGCGAGCTGGTGGACGTGACCACCACCGGGCAGAAGGCCGTCTCGGTGCTGACCACGGCCTTCACCCTGCTGGCTGCGGCCAATGGCGTGGGTCGCGGCGTGAGCAGCAGCAGCCAGTCCTATGAGCTGCGCAGCAGCCCCGAGGTCTTCGACGCGGTGGCCACCCCGCAGGTGGAGGCCACGCTGGCCAGCCTGACCCAGGCATTGGCGCCTTGAGTCTGCGCGTGGCGGGCCTCAGCCGCCGCCGGCCAAGTCGCGTTGCAGCCAGGCGCGCGCCAGTGCCCAGTCGCGCTTGACGGTGGCGGGCGACAAGCCCATGGCCTCGGCGATTTCCTCGATCTCCAGTCCACCGAAGAAGCGCAGTTCCACCACCTTGGCCGCGCGCGGGTCCAGGGCTTCGAAGGCCAGCAGGCTGTCGTGCACCGCCAGCACATCCCGGTCGGGCCGGTCGCTGAACTGTTCCAGGCCCGAGAGTGTCAGCGGCTCCAGTTCGGCCGCCCGCTTGTCGGCCCGGCGCGCTTCTTCGTGGTTGACCAGGATGCGCCGCATCATTGTCGAGGCCACAGCCAGGAAGTGGCCGCGGTTGCGCCAGGCGGTGCGGTTCTGTTCGGCCATGCGGAACCAGGCCTCGTGGGTCAGCGCGGTGGCGCTCAGCGTGTGGCCGGCGCGCTCCCGCCGCATGTGGCTGCGCGCCATGCGTCGCAGCTCGTCATAAAGCAGGGCGAACAGGCGCTGGCTGGCGGCGGGATCGGGCTGGTCCAGCTGCTGCAGCCACTGGGTCAGGGAAGCGTCGTCGTTGGCGGCGGCGGACATCGGGCCTGCTTGCGCAAAGTGGTGTGTGTCCGATTGTTGCCCGATGCGATGATGCGCGAAACCGGCAGACAGGGGAGGGGAGCCCGATGAGCCGCAGTGAAGAGGCCGCCCACTGGGCGACCGTGAAGGGGTGGCTGGCCCAGGCGCTGGCCTTGCCCCCGGCGCAACGCGCCGATTGGCTGGCTGCGCTGCGCGCCAGCGGCGAGGTGCCGACCGCGGTGCTGGACGAGGTGGCCAGCCTGCTGGCCCATCTGCCCACCGACGACGAGACCGGCACCGGCGCGGACCGTTGGGGGACCCCGCTGTGGGCTGGGCTGGAGGTGCAGGCCTTGGGTGATGACCGCCCATCCGCGCCCGACGACCCCTTGCTGCAGGTGGGCGAGCGCCTGGGCCCCTGGGAGGTGCTCGGCCTGCTGGGCCGGGGCGGCATGGCCGAGGTGATGCTGGCCCGCCGGGCCGATGGCGCCTGGGAAGGCGAGGCGGCCATCAAGGTGCTGCGCCGGGGCATGGATTCGGCTGCCATCCTGGCCCGCTTCGCGCTGGAGCAGCGGGCCCTGGGGCGGCTCAGCCACCCGCACATCGCCCGCCTGCTGGATGCAGGCCGCACCGCGCAGGGCCAGCCCTACTTCGTGATGGAGCGGGTGCAGGGTCTGCCGATCGACCAGGCCTGCGCGGGCCGCAGCCTGGCGCAGCGGCTGGCGCTGTTCCTGCAGCTGGCCGATGCCGTGGCCTTCGCCCACCGCCAGCTGCTGGTGCACCGCGACCTCAAGCCCAGCAATGTGCTGGTCACGCCCGAGGGCCAGGTCAAGCTGCTGGACTTCGGCATCGCCAAGGCGCTGGAACCGGGCCCGGCCGATGCCGGCCTGACCGAGGCCGGGCCGCGCCCCTTCACGCCGCACTACGCCAGCCCGGAGCAGGTGCGGGGCGAGCCCATCGGCACCGCCACCGACATCTACAGCCTGGGCGTGCAGCTCTATGTGTTGCTGACCGGGCTGCGCCCCACGGGCCGCGGCGCCACCACGCCGCAGCAGGCGGCCCGCAGCGTGCTGGAGGAAACGCCCACGCGGCCCAGCGCGCTCAGCCCGCAGGAC
This sequence is a window from Ideonella dechloratans. Protein-coding genes within it:
- a CDS encoding DMT family transporter, which produces MSATTPASVPADAAAQWAYPALFVLLWSTGFIGAKFGLPDAGPLTFLSWRYAAVLLLMGAVVLWARAPWPRAPRAWLHIGVSGLLVHGVYLGGVFTAIGRGLPAGLTALVVGLQPLITALGASLLLGERLRPPQWLGLGLGLAGVGLVVAQKAHAAAGAPLLPMLAPAVLALLGITAGTLYQKRFCPAFDLRTGALIQFAPCLVATLALAAATENLQVRWTGHFVFALGWLVLVLSLGAVSLLNLLIRRGSAVHVASLFYLTPPTTALIAWALFGETLHGLALVGMALAVIGVWLVRR
- a CDS encoding ECF-type sigma factor, with product MSAAANDDASLTQWLQQLDQPDPAASQRLFALLYDELRRMARSHMRRERAGHTLSATALTHEAWFRMAEQNRTAWRNRGHFLAVASTMMRRILVNHEEARRADKRAAELEPLTLSGLEQFSDRPDRDVLAVHDSLLAFEALDPRAAKVVELRFFGGLEIEEIAEAMGLSPATVKRDWALARAWLQRDLAGGG
- a CDS encoding cob(I)yrinic acid a,c-diamide adenosyltransferase translates to MANRLSQIATRTGDDGTTGLGDGQRVPKHHGRIAAMGDVDELNSHLGVLLAEPLPADVRELLVVIQHELFNLGGELSIPGYTLLKDEAVARLDAALAHYNAQLPRLAEFILPAGTRSAALAHVARAVARRAERAVVALAAQEAVNEAPRLFLNRLSDLLFVLARVLNRANLDGLGGDDVYWRSERLAAQQGETDDVPDGT